A region from the Rufibacter sp. DG15C genome encodes:
- a CDS encoding T9SS type A sorting domain-containing protein — MKEWDKTYGGTEDDQLEIVRHTSDGGYILGGSSFSGISGDKTKPSRGSLDFWVVKVDASGAVEWNRVFGGDGYDQLSALEQTSDGGYILGGTSDSGKNGNKSDPVMGSSDYWVVKINANGKVQWDQTVGGDAGENLRDVIQTSDGGYLLGGSSSSMKSGDKSQDSRGMSDFWIVKLSSKGKQKWDRTYGGNSYDGLNSLLQTNDGGYLLGGSSVSIVSGDKTDPQKRYCEEECENDFWLVKVDAEGMKEWDRTIGGVGGESGEGILDMVPTQDGGFLLGGSSDSGAGADKTEPNKSFYSDGRDLWVVKINALGVIQWDRTIGADGDERFGGLLATSDGGFLLGSRSNSDISDDKTEPRREEAINSGDYWVVKLDGMGVKLWDKTFGGTGDDVMESIDQTMDGGFILGGYSDSPMSADKSDGNVGGYDYWIVKMTGETCVTPTPAIALTRMANTYTGDVPSTLYLGYGPESIKMTASGGMTYTWSPAMGLSSTNTAETVFAPTEAGVYTFTVTARNGECAATASVTITVMDVRCGSKLTKVMMCHKGKMICLADDAVKAHLKNHPEDRLGQCSGDELLASKAENASVQVYPNPFTSSTAIAVTLSKAQSYTVEVYDGKGKLMERWTGSTVQANEQVKLDWAPKRGERGLYVVKVITMDGVQNRQILRQ; from the coding sequence ATGAAAGAATGGGATAAGACGTACGGGGGTACAGAAGATGACCAACTGGAAATTGTTAGGCATACCAGTGACGGTGGCTATATCTTGGGCGGAAGCTCCTTTTCTGGCATAAGCGGGGATAAAACCAAGCCCAGCCGCGGCAGCTTAGACTTTTGGGTGGTAAAAGTAGATGCCAGCGGTGCCGTGGAATGGAACCGTGTTTTTGGAGGTGATGGCTATGACCAGCTTTCTGCCTTAGAACAAACCAGTGATGGTGGTTATATTTTGGGCGGTACCTCAGATTCTGGAAAGAATGGAAACAAATCTGACCCAGTTATGGGAAGCAGTGATTACTGGGTGGTTAAGATAAATGCCAACGGCAAAGTGCAATGGGACCAAACAGTAGGAGGAGATGCGGGCGAGAACTTACGAGACGTCATTCAAACCAGTGACGGCGGCTACCTGTTAGGTGGTAGTTCTTCCTCCATGAAAAGTGGTGACAAGTCTCAAGACTCAAGAGGAATGTCCGACTTTTGGATTGTAAAGCTCTCATCTAAAGGGAAACAGAAATGGGATAGAACCTATGGCGGTAATTCTTATGATGGCTTAAACTCTTTGTTACAAACCAATGATGGCGGCTATCTATTAGGGGGTAGTTCTGTGTCTATCGTCAGTGGGGACAAAACAGATCCACAAAAAAGATATTGTGAAGAAGAGTGCGAAAATGACTTCTGGCTGGTAAAAGTAGACGCTGAGGGCATGAAGGAATGGGATAGGACAATAGGTGGAGTAGGCGGAGAGAGCGGAGAAGGTATTCTAGACATGGTACCCACCCAAGACGGCGGCTTTTTGCTAGGTGGGTCTTCTGATTCTGGAGCCGGTGCAGATAAGACAGAACCTAACAAAAGCTTCTACTCAGATGGCAGAGATTTATGGGTGGTGAAAATTAACGCTTTAGGGGTGATCCAATGGGACAGAACCATAGGCGCTGACGGAGATGAACGCTTTGGCGGCTTGTTGGCTACCAGTGACGGTGGCTTTCTTTTGGGCAGCAGGTCTAATTCTGATATCAGTGATGATAAAACAGAACCGCGTAGAGAAGAAGCTATCAACTCTGGTGACTACTGGGTGGTGAAACTAGATGGCATGGGCGTAAAACTATGGGATAAGACTTTTGGCGGAACTGGTGATGATGTGATGGAGTCAATAGATCAAACCATGGATGGAGGATTTATCTTAGGAGGCTATTCTGATTCACCTATGAGTGCTGACAAATCTGATGGAAATGTAGGCGGGTATGACTACTGGATAGTAAAGATGACAGGCGAGACCTGCGTGACGCCGACCCCGGCCATTGCCTTAACCCGTATGGCCAACACCTACACCGGAGACGTTCCCTCTACGCTATACCTGGGCTATGGACCCGAGTCCATCAAGATGACCGCAAGCGGGGGAATGACGTACACTTGGAGCCCAGCCATGGGTTTGAGTAGTACTAACACCGCAGAAACCGTCTTTGCGCCAACTGAGGCCGGCGTCTACACCTTTACGGTAACGGCTAGGAACGGAGAATGCGCTGCTACTGCCTCCGTGACTATTACGGTGATGGATGTGCGCTGCGGCTCTAAACTCACCAAGGTCATGATGTGCCATAAAGGCAAGATGATCTGCCTAGCAGATGACGCCGTCAAAGCGCACTTGAAAAACCATCCTGAAGACCGTCTGGGCCAGTGCTCTGGAGATGAATTACTAGCCTCCAAAGCAGAAAACGCCAGCGTGCAGGTATATCCCAATCCGTTTACCAGTTCTACCGCTATTGCAGTTACCTTATCTAAGGCCCAGTCATATACCGTGGAAGTGTATGACGGCAAGGGCAAGCTGATGGAACGTTGGACCGGTTCTACCGTCCAGGCTAATGAACAAGTCAAATTGGACTGGGCTCCTAAACGCGGAGAGCGCGGGCTCTACGTGGTAAAGGTCATTACCATGGACGGCGTGCAGAACCGACAGATTCTGAGGCAGTAA
- a CDS encoding NAD(P)H-dependent oxidoreductase, protein MKLIEDLNWRYATKRMTGEAIPEEKLNNILEAIRLSASSMGFQPYSVLVVQDPAVRKKIQAVAYNQPQIVEASHLLIFAAWANLTDAQVDAYMNQIALERGIDVSSLDGFAGSLKGTINSRTAEQNFQWAAKQSYIALGTGLVAAAAERVDATPMEGFDPAALDEILGLSEKGLRSVTIMALGYRDAEKDVLAAAKKVRRSKKDLFLELA, encoded by the coding sequence ATGAAACTGATTGAAGACTTGAACTGGCGCTACGCCACCAAACGCATGACCGGAGAAGCCATTCCGGAAGAGAAACTGAACAACATCCTGGAGGCCATTCGTTTATCGGCTTCGTCTATGGGGTTTCAGCCGTATAGCGTGCTGGTGGTACAAGACCCAGCAGTAAGAAAGAAAATACAAGCCGTGGCCTATAACCAGCCGCAGATAGTAGAAGCCTCGCATTTATTGATCTTCGCGGCTTGGGCTAATTTGACAGATGCGCAGGTAGATGCATACATGAATCAGATTGCGCTGGAGCGAGGCATTGATGTCTCTTCTCTAGACGGTTTTGCCGGCAGCTTGAAAGGCACTATCAACAGCCGTACGGCAGAGCAGAACTTCCAATGGGCCGCTAAGCAAAGCTATATAGCCTTGGGCACGGGCTTGGTAGCAGCAGCTGCCGAGCGCGTAGACGCCACGCCTATGGAGGGTTTTGACCCAGCCGCTTTGGATGAAATCCTTGGTTTATCAGAGAAAGGCCTGCGTAGCGTGACCATTATGGCCTTAGGATACCGTGATGCTGAGAAAGATGTGCTGGCGGCTGCTAAAAAGGTACGCCGGAGTAAGAAAGACCTTTTCCTGGAGTTAGCGTAA
- a CDS encoding pseudouridylate synthase codes for MSPFLPSPEYLIPFKDIPVGLEVPGRFHSPFQKQPPAIAIAAARQVQEYLTTQTDWQHNFGLAPNQKGTVIGKMFGVLVVKTKQGQIGFLAAFSGKLASSNQHAYFVPPVYDSLTQGSFLNVGMQELTRLSQAIKTLQADSTKENLGEIELLMERRKNHSMALQEMLFDQYHFLNRSGEEKSLRYLFQKSSGKNPPAGAGECAAPKLLHYAFQNDLQPLALAEFWWGLSPKSAYWEHGHFYPSCQEKCAPILAHMLQGIELEEPSIF; via the coding sequence GTGTCACCTTTTTTGCCTTCGCCAGAATACCTCATTCCCTTTAAGGATATACCCGTTGGCTTGGAAGTTCCTGGGAGATTCCATTCCCCTTTCCAAAAACAGCCGCCTGCCATTGCCATTGCCGCTGCCAGGCAGGTACAGGAATATCTAACCACTCAAACCGACTGGCAGCATAATTTTGGGTTAGCGCCTAACCAAAAAGGTACCGTTATCGGGAAGATGTTTGGGGTGTTGGTCGTGAAGACGAAACAAGGACAGATTGGTTTTTTGGCAGCCTTCTCCGGAAAGTTAGCCAGCAGCAACCAACATGCATATTTCGTGCCCCCGGTGTATGACAGCCTTACGCAAGGCAGTTTCCTGAACGTGGGCATGCAAGAATTAACCCGATTAAGCCAAGCGATTAAGACCTTGCAAGCAGATTCCACCAAAGAGAACCTTGGAGAGATTGAGCTGTTGATGGAACGCAGGAAAAACCACTCAATGGCTTTGCAAGAAATGCTGTTTGACCAGTACCATTTCCTGAATAGGTCTGGTGAAGAAAAGAGCCTTCGCTACCTATTCCAAAAATCATCTGGTAAGAACCCGCCGGCAGGTGCTGGAGAATGTGCAGCGCCTAAGCTATTGCACTATGCCTTTCAGAATGATTTACAACCGCTGGCCTTGGCTGAATTCTGGTGGGGCCTCTCGCCTAAGTCTGCCTATTGGGAACATGGCCACTTCTACCCTTCCTGCCAGGAAAAATGCGCGCCTATCCTAGCGCACATGCTCCAAGGAATAGAATTAGAAGAACCCAGCATTTTTTAG
- a CDS encoding antitoxin Xre/MbcA/ParS toxin-binding domain-containing protein, with protein MAKALTLDATLSNSTVDDRDILLLVQTVRAGIKYPLFVKIASQSPFNLSEWSVFLHLSERTIQRYKKEKKTFDPIHSEKILEVTLLYKRGSEVFGSPENFNAWLEAKNVTLGGITPKSLLDTTFGISLLKDELTRIEHGVLA; from the coding sequence ATGGCCAAAGCACTCACCTTAGACGCTACCCTCTCCAACAGTACTGTGGACGACAGAGACATTCTGTTGTTGGTGCAGACCGTACGGGCGGGCATTAAGTATCCCCTTTTTGTGAAGATAGCCAGCCAGAGTCCGTTCAACCTGAGTGAGTGGTCGGTGTTTCTGCATTTGTCTGAGCGCACCATTCAGCGGTACAAAAAGGAGAAGAAGACCTTTGACCCCATCCATTCTGAGAAGATTCTGGAAGTGACCCTGTTGTACAAGCGTGGTAGTGAGGTGTTTGGCAGCCCAGAGAATTTCAATGCCTGGTTAGAGGCCAAGAACGTAACCTTGGGCGGCATCACGCCTAAAAGCCTGCTAGACACTACCTTTGGGATAAGTCTTTTGAAGGATGAGTTGACGCGCATTGAACACGGCGTGCTGGCATGA
- a CDS encoding outer membrane beta-barrel protein translates to MKRLLLACCLLLSGFAQAQKPLFDRELKININQTFSKDELEANDPTIHQYTFSPKTGGAAEVYLSSYLAGSFYVKGGAGLRVSQFGYSIENQAMEAKWKGTQTLVMLTVPLLLENRFGERFKINYGLTPYALLYHKEDLTPSDANAQASMDTFQDTKYNLVGLQMQVGTSFKLTGNFSLALDYNYLFSNLIKEQIQQGSVMIPANLRLHTVSAGILYNLNKQTGRTKRL, encoded by the coding sequence ATGAAAAGATTACTTCTTGCCTGCTGTCTTTTACTGTCAGGCTTTGCCCAAGCGCAAAAACCCTTATTTGACAGAGAACTTAAAATCAACATCAACCAGACCTTCTCTAAAGACGAGCTGGAGGCCAATGACCCAACCATCCATCAATACACGTTCAGCCCAAAGACCGGCGGCGCGGCAGAAGTCTACTTAAGCAGCTACCTGGCAGGAAGTTTCTATGTAAAAGGCGGCGCTGGCCTGCGCGTAAGTCAGTTTGGCTACTCCATTGAGAACCAAGCCATGGAGGCCAAATGGAAAGGAACTCAAACGCTGGTCATGCTCACGGTGCCTCTTTTACTGGAGAATAGGTTTGGCGAGCGTTTCAAGATCAACTATGGCTTGACGCCCTATGCCCTCTTGTACCACAAAGAAGACCTGACCCCGTCAGATGCCAATGCCCAGGCGTCCATGGACACCTTCCAAGACACCAAATACAACCTGGTAGGCTTGCAGATGCAGGTGGGTACTTCGTTTAAACTGACCGGCAACTTCTCACTGGCGCTGGATTATAATTACTTGTTCTCCAACCTAATCAAAGAACAGATTCAGCAGGGTTCTGTCATGATACCGGCCAACTTGCGGTTGCACACGGTTAGCGCCGGCATTCTCTATAATCTGAACAAACAGACAGGTCGTACTAAGCGCCTGTAG
- a CDS encoding dicarboxylate/amino acid:cation symporter, whose amino-acid sequence MLSKKPLYQSLYVQVITAILLGIALGHFVPDVAIQLKPLGDAFIRLVKMMIGPVVFCTIVTGIAGMQDMKQVGRVGVKAILYFEVLTTVALLLGLLVVNLVQPGVGMHIDPATLDASALDTFTQKKQEQEGVIGFLLHIIPENIIDALAKGELLQILFFSVLFGFGLSKIGPKATPILSVIQSFANGLFAVIHIIMKLAPLGALGAMGYTIGKYGLESLGALGQLMGAFYLTCILFVVLVLGGIMKVMGFSIFALLKYLREELLIVLGTSSSEAALPSLVEKLEQVGCAKPVVGLVVPTGYSFNLDGTSIYLTMAAVFVAQATDTPMGLQQQITLILVLMLTSKGAACVTGSGFITLAATLPAVGGIPVAGLALILGIDRFMSEARALTNLVGNAVATIFVAKWEKELDVLQARKFLK is encoded by the coding sequence ATGCTCTCCAAGAAGCCCCTTTACCAAAGCTTATATGTACAAGTCATCACCGCCATTTTGCTGGGTATTGCGCTGGGGCATTTTGTGCCAGACGTGGCTATACAGCTAAAACCGCTAGGCGATGCCTTCATCCGGTTAGTAAAAATGATGATCGGGCCGGTGGTCTTCTGCACCATTGTCACGGGCATTGCCGGCATGCAAGACATGAAGCAGGTGGGCAGGGTAGGAGTGAAAGCCATCCTGTATTTTGAGGTACTTACCACGGTGGCCTTGCTCTTGGGATTGCTGGTGGTAAACCTGGTCCAGCCGGGCGTTGGCATGCACATTGATCCCGCTACTCTGGATGCCTCGGCGTTGGACACGTTCACCCAGAAAAAGCAAGAGCAGGAGGGCGTCATTGGCTTCTTGCTCCACATCATCCCCGAGAACATCATTGACGCGCTGGCCAAAGGTGAACTGCTACAGATTCTGTTTTTCTCCGTCTTGTTCGGCTTTGGGCTTTCCAAAATCGGGCCCAAGGCTACTCCCATCTTGTCCGTCATCCAGTCGTTTGCCAACGGCTTGTTCGCCGTGATCCACATTATCATGAAACTGGCTCCCTTGGGCGCGCTGGGGGCCATGGGCTACACCATTGGCAAATACGGGTTGGAGTCTCTGGGGGCGTTGGGCCAGTTGATGGGCGCCTTCTACCTGACCTGCATCTTGTTTGTGGTGCTGGTCTTGGGCGGCATCATGAAGGTGATGGGCTTTTCCATCTTCGCCTTACTCAAATATCTACGCGAAGAACTCCTAATCGTGCTGGGAACTTCTTCCTCTGAGGCGGCCTTGCCTAGCCTCGTGGAGAAACTAGAGCAAGTGGGATGTGCCAAGCCCGTGGTGGGGCTGGTGGTACCCACCGGTTATTCCTTCAATTTGGACGGGACATCTATTTACCTGACCATGGCCGCGGTTTTTGTGGCCCAGGCCACAGACACGCCCATGGGACTGCAACAGCAGATAACCTTGATCTTGGTGCTCATGCTCACCTCAAAAGGCGCGGCCTGCGTGACCGGAAGCGGTTTTATCACTCTAGCGGCCACCTTGCCCGCGGTAGGCGGAATTCCGGTAGCGGGCCTAGCCTTAATCCTGGGCATTGACCGGTTTATGAGCGAAGCCCGCGCCCTTACCAATTTGGTGGGCAATGCCGTAGCCACCATCTTTGTAGCCAAATGGGAAAAGGAACTAGACGTTCTGCAAGCCAGAAAATTCCTGAAATAA
- a CDS encoding PhzF family phenazine biosynthesis protein has product MNIKTYIIDAFTQEAFKGNPAGVCLLESELVPAQMQAIAAEMNHSETAFLLPSTEMEGEFKIRYFTPTTEIAFCGHATLASAKLVLEKLNYNNVTFVTGHNLRLEVSQEHDGRILMHFPMYAPVAKEPIPEVYAALGITEEDCVGTFYADPLAMLIVQVKNQKTLLGIKPDYRTLVHDAPFLKGLAVTSPSEDPEFDFNSRCFWPWVGINEDPVTGSAHSALAPFWAFILGKTELRAYQASTRGGSMDLALMPAKNQVEVRSHAQIVLEGVLFL; this is encoded by the coding sequence ATGAACATCAAGACCTACATCATAGACGCATTCACGCAGGAGGCCTTTAAAGGAAATCCCGCAGGCGTCTGTCTATTGGAATCTGAATTGGTACCCGCGCAAATGCAGGCCATTGCCGCCGAGATGAACCACTCTGAGACGGCCTTTCTGTTGCCTTCTACTGAGATGGAAGGCGAGTTTAAAATCAGGTACTTTACGCCTACCACAGAGATTGCATTTTGTGGACATGCCACCCTGGCCTCGGCGAAGCTGGTGTTAGAGAAACTAAACTATAACAATGTCACTTTTGTGACGGGGCATAACTTACGCCTTGAGGTAAGCCAGGAGCACGATGGCCGAATATTAATGCACTTTCCAATGTATGCGCCGGTGGCCAAAGAGCCTATCCCAGAAGTGTATGCCGCTCTGGGAATCACAGAAGAAGATTGCGTAGGCACTTTCTATGCAGACCCTTTGGCCATGCTCATTGTGCAGGTTAAGAACCAGAAAACTTTGCTGGGAATAAAACCCGATTACAGAACCCTGGTGCATGATGCTCCCTTCTTAAAAGGCTTGGCAGTGACTTCCCCCTCAGAGGATCCAGAGTTTGACTTCAACTCACGTTGTTTCTGGCCGTGGGTGGGCATTAATGAAGACCCTGTAACCGGGTCGGCGCATAGTGCCTTGGCTCCTTTTTGGGCCTTTATTCTGGGCAAGACAGAATTGCGCGCCTACCAGGCCTCTACCCGGGGCGGCAGCATGGACCTAGCCCTTATGCCAGCAAAAAACCAGGTAGAGGTGAGAAGCCACGCGCAAATTGTGCTGGAAGGCGTCCTGTTTCTGTAA
- a CDS encoding alpha/beta fold hydrolase produces the protein MNFSLPLSLKVAASALSFCLLSPISQAESSFHLAAAPVSTDTVVSNLIDEKGFVTINGIDQWVTIKGDRSKPVVLFLHGGPGSTFSPYSDALFKGWEKDYVMVHWDQRGAGKTYGKNAPEGAGLDYYKANPLTINQLASDGIAVTEYALWRVGQNKAILFGTSWGSMLGVKIATTRPDLYKAYIGHSQIVDFAGNDKKAYQRVLSLAQKAKDTTSLKTLQTLGEPPYAAARKTGQFMRVIKKYERENSKPAPEHWFQVSPAYASELDGQHREDGDDYSFLHFAGDKAMGIEPMAASVNYLKEALTFKMPVYFIQGEEDIITSKESTKEYFNKIEAPNKLYYLLGNTAHGFNEQVMETLTKVLKDITNEKMKK, from the coding sequence ATGAACTTCTCCCTCCCGCTTTCATTGAAAGTTGCCGCCAGTGCCCTGAGTTTCTGCTTGCTATCTCCTATCTCACAGGCAGAATCTTCTTTCCATTTGGCTGCCGCTCCTGTTAGTACAGACACGGTTGTCAGCAACTTAATTGACGAGAAAGGCTTTGTCACCATCAACGGCATTGATCAATGGGTCACCATCAAGGGAGACAGAAGCAAACCAGTTGTTCTTTTCTTGCACGGCGGCCCCGGAAGCACGTTCAGCCCCTATAGTGATGCACTGTTCAAAGGCTGGGAAAAAGACTACGTAATGGTGCACTGGGACCAGCGCGGCGCGGGCAAAACCTATGGTAAAAACGCCCCCGAAGGCGCAGGCCTGGACTATTACAAAGCCAATCCACTCACCATAAATCAACTAGCCTCAGATGGCATTGCAGTGACCGAGTATGCTTTGTGGCGGGTTGGCCAAAATAAGGCAATCCTCTTCGGGACCTCCTGGGGTTCTATGTTGGGCGTGAAAATAGCCACCACACGGCCAGATTTGTACAAAGCGTACATTGGGCACTCGCAAATTGTAGACTTTGCGGGTAATGACAAGAAGGCCTACCAACGGGTTTTATCACTGGCTCAAAAGGCGAAAGATACCACCTCCCTCAAAACTTTACAAACCTTGGGAGAACCACCGTATGCCGCGGCCCGAAAAACAGGCCAGTTTATGCGAGTGATTAAAAAATATGAGCGTGAAAACTCTAAACCAGCGCCTGAGCACTGGTTTCAGGTGTCCCCTGCCTATGCCTCAGAATTAGACGGCCAGCACCGCGAGGACGGGGATGATTATTCTTTCCTCCATTTTGCGGGCGACAAAGCAATGGGAATTGAGCCGATGGCGGCTTCGGTGAACTACCTAAAGGAGGCGCTTACATTTAAAATGCCCGTCTACTTTATCCAAGGCGAAGAAGACATCATCACGTCTAAAGAGTCTACCAAAGAATACTTCAATAAGATAGAAGCGCCCAACAAGTTGTATTACCTGCTAGGCAATACCGCGCACGGTTTTAATGAGCAGGTAATGGAAACGTTGACCAAGGTTCTGAAGGATATCACCAACGAGAAAATGAAGAAGTAA
- a CDS encoding helix-turn-helix domain-containing protein: METITVPDTGMCITHILPIRDALDILSGKWKIPIIVALCVHKRRFKELHRDVTGITAKMLSKELKELEVNKLVKRTVHETSPVTVEYSITEYGHSLAPVIRELRDWGLKHRDKIIYHPEEA, from the coding sequence ATGGAAACCATCACAGTACCAGACACGGGTATGTGCATTACCCACATTCTTCCTATCAGAGATGCATTGGACATCTTGAGCGGCAAATGGAAGATTCCTATCATTGTGGCCCTGTGCGTGCACAAGCGCCGGTTCAAAGAGCTGCACCGCGACGTGACGGGCATCACGGCCAAGATGCTGTCTAAGGAATTGAAGGAGTTGGAAGTGAACAAGCTGGTGAAGCGCACGGTACATGAAACCTCTCCGGTCACCGTTGAATATTCCATCACGGAGTATGGCCACAGCCTGGCACCCGTCATCAGAGAGCTGCGTGATTGGGGCCTAAAGCACCGTGACAAGATCATTTACCATCCAGAAGAAGCTTAA
- a CDS encoding sigma-54 dependent transcriptional regulator, whose protein sequence is MPKILIIDDERSIRYTLKEILEYESYIVDEAEDGERGLDMLQKSKYDVVLCDIKMPKMDGMEVLERATILVPDTPFIMISAHGTIDTAVEATKKGAYDFLVKPPDLNRLLVSVRNALDKAHLVTETKTLKKKISKTYEMVGASPALGKVKSAIAKVAPTDARVLITGPNGAGKELVARSLHEQSSRAQGPMVEVNCAAIPSELIESELFGHEKGSFTSAVKQRIGKFEQANGGTLFLDEIGDMSLSAQAKVLRALQEHKITRVGGDKDITVDVRVVAATNKNLLEEIEAKNFREDLYHRLSVILIHVPPLNERREDIPDLIEKFLQDVARDYGNKPKAITPEAMTYLQNLDWRGNVRELRNVVERLVIMSEDTITEEDAKQFAK, encoded by the coding sequence ATGCCTAAGATTCTAATCATAGACGATGAGCGCAGCATACGGTACACGCTCAAAGAGATACTGGAATACGAAAGTTATATAGTGGATGAGGCCGAAGACGGTGAGCGCGGCCTGGACATGCTCCAGAAATCTAAGTATGACGTGGTGCTCTGTGACATCAAAATGCCGAAGATGGATGGCATGGAAGTCCTGGAGCGCGCTACCATATTGGTGCCCGACACGCCTTTCATCATGATTTCGGCGCACGGCACCATTGACACGGCCGTAGAGGCCACCAAGAAAGGGGCGTATGATTTTCTGGTAAAACCGCCAGATTTGAACAGGCTATTGGTTTCTGTGCGCAACGCGCTGGACAAAGCCCATTTAGTCACAGAGACCAAGACACTTAAAAAGAAAATCTCCAAAACGTATGAGATGGTGGGCGCCTCGCCGGCGTTGGGCAAGGTAAAATCTGCCATTGCCAAAGTAGCCCCCACAGATGCCCGCGTGCTGATTACCGGCCCCAACGGCGCAGGTAAGGAATTAGTAGCGCGGTCCTTACATGAGCAAAGTAGCCGCGCGCAAGGCCCCATGGTAGAAGTAAACTGCGCCGCCATTCCTAGTGAGCTGATTGAGAGCGAATTGTTCGGGCATGAGAAGGGGTCCTTTACCTCGGCGGTGAAGCAACGGATAGGCAAGTTTGAGCAAGCCAACGGCGGTACCCTGTTTCTGGACGAGATTGGCGACATGAGCCTATCGGCCCAGGCCAAGGTGTTGCGCGCCCTGCAAGAACACAAAATCACCCGCGTGGGCGGCGACAAAGACATCACTGTAGACGTGCGCGTGGTAGCCGCCACCAACAAGAACCTGTTGGAGGAAATTGAAGCCAAGAACTTCCGGGAGGATTTGTACCACCGCCTGAGCGTGATCTTGATTCATGTGCCGCCCTTGAACGAACGCCGTGAAGACATCCCCGACCTAATAGAAAAGTTCCTGCAAGATGTGGCCCGCGACTATGGCAACAAACCCAAAGCCATCACCCCAGAGGCCATGACCTATTTGCAAAACCTGGATTGGCGCGGTAACGTGCGCGAGCTAAGAAACGTGGTGGAACGCCTGGTCATCATGAGTGAAGACACCATCACCGAAGAAGACGCCAAACAGTTTGCCAAGTAA
- a CDS encoding DUF4256 domain-containing protein: MARNRDLSAEQQQELFTILQSRFKKNQDRHNGIAWESVQAKLEANPDKLWSLQEMERTGGEPDVVGLDEKTGEILFFDCSPESPKGRRSVCYDLEGLESRKEHRPENNAVDMAEAMGIELLTEAQYHDLQKLGHFDAKTSSWLNTPPEVRKLGGAIFGDYRYGRVFVYHNGAQSYYAARAFRGCLKV, encoded by the coding sequence ATGGCACGTAATAGAGACTTATCTGCAGAGCAACAGCAAGAATTATTCACCATTCTGCAATCCCGTTTCAAAAAGAACCAGGATCGTCATAATGGGATTGCTTGGGAAAGTGTGCAAGCCAAGCTGGAAGCCAACCCTGACAAGTTGTGGTCTTTGCAAGAAATGGAAAGAACCGGCGGTGAGCCAGATGTGGTGGGCTTGGATGAAAAAACGGGGGAAATCCTTTTCTTTGACTGCTCCCCAGAAAGCCCCAAAGGCCGAAGAAGCGTTTGTTATGACTTAGAAGGTTTAGAATCCAGAAAAGAGCATAGACCAGAAAACAACGCGGTGGATATGGCAGAGGCCATGGGTATAGAGTTGTTAACTGAAGCGCAATACCATGACTTGCAGAAACTGGGACACTTTGACGCTAAGACCTCCAGTTGGCTGAATACTCCACCTGAGGTTAGAAAGCTGGGTGGCGCCATTTTCGGGGATTACCGGTATGGCCGCGTGTTTGTCTACCACAACGGAGCCCAGTCCTATTACGCCGCCCGGGCCTTTAGAGGATGTCTTAAGGTGTGA
- a CDS encoding RES family NAD+ phosphorylase, whose amino-acid sequence MIVFRLSKGLYKQDLSGRGAELVGGRWNSKGVAMVYTCESRALCTTEIAVHTPLGILPFDYWLITIEVPDHLPFFTLPPDQLPSDWKAFPHPNATQLLGDTFAREGQFLAMKVPSAVVYGDHNFLLNPRHPEFRQVKILDLEPFPFDERLFIK is encoded by the coding sequence ATGATAGTATTCAGGTTAAGCAAAGGCCTATACAAGCAAGATTTGTCTGGACGCGGCGCCGAATTGGTAGGCGGTCGCTGGAACAGCAAAGGTGTGGCCATGGTTTACACCTGTGAGTCAAGGGCCTTGTGCACCACAGAGATTGCCGTACACACGCCGCTGGGCATCCTGCCCTTTGATTACTGGCTCATTACCATTGAGGTACCAGACCATCTTCCCTTCTTTACCTTGCCGCCAGACCAATTGCCCAGTGATTGGAAAGCCTTTCCGCACCCCAACGCTACCCAACTTTTAGGAGATACCTTTGCGCGCGAAGGCCAATTTCTGGCCATGAAAGTGCCTTCGGCGGTGGTGTATGGTGACCATAACTTCCTATTGAATCCTAGACACCCAGAGTTTAGGCAAGTGAAGATTCTTGACCTGGAGCCCTTCCCTTTTGACGAGCGTCTCTTTATAAAATAA